In Amphiura filiformis chromosome 1, Afil_fr2py, whole genome shotgun sequence, the following are encoded in one genomic region:
- the LOC140165096 gene encoding uncharacterized protein has translation MFADDCLMYRTIHDTSDAAALQADLDNLQQWEQDWLMDFNPSKCEVITISNKRNCISFPYTIHNETLKKTDCAKYLGVHITSNLSWSTHVDKICKKANSTQAFLQRNIRSCPQKIKARCYTTLVRPLLEFSSAAWAPHHKSDINNLEFQRRAARFVMRDYHRTSSVLNMLSQLNWPTLQQRRDTSKLVMLYKSYYGLVDIPPRHLVLLSSRTRGHNLRFVIPRASILVYQHAFFPSTIRMWNALPASLVTAPSCEAFRGGLTNIIPSASLEFSCTFFFSAPRLLHGCDNTRPPRDTSHHKEEEEEEEEVCR, from the coding sequence ATGTTTGCAGATGATTGCCTTATGTATCGCACCATTCATGATACTTCTGATGCTGCAGCCTTGCAAGCAGACTTGGACAACTTACAGCAGTGGGAACAGGACTGGCTGATGGATTTCAACCCAAGTAAATGTGAAGTCATCACCATCTCCAACAAGAGAAACTGCATCTCATTTCCATATACCATTCACAATGAAACTCTCAAGAAAACAGACTGTGCCAAATATCTTGGCGTACACATTACCAGCAACCTGTCTTGGAGCACCCATGTAGATAAAATCTGCAAGAAAGCCAACAGCACTCAAGCATTTCTTCAGCGAAACATCAGAAGCTGCCCACAAAAGATCAAAGCCAGATGTTATACTACACTTGTCAGGCCATTGCTTGAATTCTCCTCAGCTGCATGGGCTCCTCATCATAAATCCGACATCAATAACCTGGAGTTTCAGAGGCGTGCAGCCCGTTTTGTGATGAGGGACTATCACCGCACGAGCAGTGTATTAAACATGCTCAGTCAGCTTAACTGGCCAACTCTCCAGCAACGCAGAGACACGTCCAAGCTTGTGATGTTGTACAAGAGCTATTATGGTCTTGTTGACATACCACCACGCCACCTTGTGCTGCTGTCATCACGTACAAGAGGTCACAACCTAAGATTTGTGATCCCTCGAGCCTCCATCTTGGTGTACCAACATGCATTCTTCCCCAGTACCATCCGGATGTGGAATGCTCTTCCAGCTTCCTTGGTCACAGCTCCATCCTGTGAGGCATTCAGAGGAGGCCTGACCAACATCATCCCTTCAGCATCATTGGAGTTTTCCtgcaccttttttttttctgcacCGCGCTTGCTCCATGGATGTGATAATACTCGGCCACCGAGGGATACATCTCaccacaaagaagaagaagaagaagaagaagaagtgtgCCGATGA
- the LOC140160654 gene encoding uncharacterized protein, with protein MTTSNPIVVQIPPQQSGGQVQQIIIPPQPPGGQQQQIVLPIQQVGGQQQAQRKTFNWRGLRVLGILHLLIAAVEITATSFALAFGTDYRVAVGIWAGICFYGVTGVLGISAKRNNQGVIISYLVFCLVNILVGMVNLVFDAIGADHNGDRECEDESYPEHYTNYFYGNCDKLNSRGIAHTIGAVVAAVQVIVTIVGSCFGCCGVCACCANCCACCGITPVTNTQVTNQPQTIVIQYQPNQQGSTPQGVQQQTPNEFYAPPTHYQGPPPAYEESHLAGASAPPPENSGYEHPYMGLNVK; from the exons ATGACGACATCAAACCCAATTGTAGTACAGATTCCACCGCAGCAGTCTGGTGGGCAGGTACAACAAATTATAATACCCCCACAGCCGCCTGGCGGGCAGCAACAACAAATTGTATTACCTATACAGCAGGTTGGCGGGCAGCAACAGGCACAAAG GAAAACGTTTAACTGGCGTGGTTTGAGAGTTTTAGGCATTCTACATTTATTGATTGCAGCAGTAGAAATCACTGCAACGAGCTTCGCTTTGGCCTTCGGCACAGACTACAGAGTAGCTGTTGGAATATGGGCAGGCATTTGC TTTTATGGCGTTACAGGAGTCTTGGGTATTTCTGCGAAACGAAATAATCAAGGAGTA ATCATAAGTTACCTGGTGTTCTGTCTCGTTAATATTCTGGTGGGTATGGTGAACCTTGTATTTGATGCAATCGGTGCTGATCATAACGGCGATAGAGAATGCGAGGATGAAAGCTACCCGGAACACTACACCAATTACTTTTACGGCAATTGTGATAAG TTGAATAGTCGTGGAATAGCACATACCATAGGCGCAGTAGTCGCAGCAGTACAAGTGATAGTTACAATCGTGGGTTCCTGTTTTGGATGCTGTGGAGTCTGTGCTTGCTGTGCTAATTGCTGTGCTTGCTGTGGAATCACACCGGTCACAAACACTCAGGTCACAAATCAACCGCAGACAATAGTG ATTCAGTACCAACCAAACCAACAGGGCTCTACACCGCAGGGTGTTCAACAACAAACGCCCAATGAATTCTATGCACCTCCAACACATTATCAGGGTCCTCCACCAG CTTATGAAGAATCTCACCTAGCGGGCGCGAGTGCGCCACCGCCAGAGAACTCAGGCTATGAACACCCTTACATGGGCTTGAATGTGAAGTGA